The genomic stretch AGCATTTAGGAATCTATTGTCCCCTAAAAGTAAACCGCAAGCAGGTGATATATTAGTTACAAAGGATGGAACCCTTGGGAGAACGGCGCTATTTGATGGTGATAATGAAGTTTGCATTAGTCAGTCCGTAGCTCTTTTAAGGCTTCATAAAAAAATTGTGCTACCTGAGTTTCTAGTTAGAGCCTTTTCCGGTGCTGATTATCAGAGCAAAATAATATTTGATGCTGGCGGTACAACTATCAAACATATCTACATATCTACATTGTCAAAAATGAATTTTGTATTACCTCCGATGCATGAACAAAAAATATTAGTAGATGAGTTAAAGATCAAACTTGCAGATATGGATCGGTTGATTGATCAAGCGATTAATGCTTCTAATCTCCTAGGTGAGCGCCGTACAGCACTTATATCCTCTGCGGTCACAGGCAAAATCGACGTACGCAACTGGCAACACCCCAATGAGGCTAAAACGGAGTTTAGCGCATGAATATTCTCAGTTGCCTCAAACAAATGTGGAATCAAGCAGATACAAAAAATCATTGCATAAATAATTGCAATGATTCACTATATGCTCAACAACACCCGACAAGGCTAGGCAAGCAATTGCATCCTCAAACTGTCGGGTTACTTGTTTCTGGAGCCCTAAAAAATATAAAAATAGGGGCAAGCCATCTATGAAATCTTTTAACAAGCCTGCCAAAACTTTTGCTGAACAAATCGAATTATTAAAAGCGCGTGGCATGCAATTTGCCAATGAACAACAGGCACAATTTTACCTAGAGCAAATCAATTATTATCGCTTAGGTGCCTATTGGCTTCCATTTGAAGATACCCACTCACCACATTGCTTTAAACCAGAGACCAGTTTTGAACAGGTTTTAGAGTTATATGTTTTTGATCGTGAATTAAGGCTACTCATCCTGGATGCCATAGAACGTCTGGAAGTTGCCGTTCGGACCCGTTTTGCCTATGAATTGGCACATCGGCATGGTTGTCATGCCTATCTGCAAGGGCAATACTTTAAACCCGCCTTTAGATGGCACAAATTATTAGAATCACTTGCAGGCGAAGTAGACCGAGCAGACGAAGTCTTTATAGAACACTATAAACGTACCTATGATGATCCTGAATTACCACCGATTTGGGCCACCTGCGAAGTGATGAGTTTCGGGCAACTGTCCAAATGGTATCAGCTCTTGGCACCGATTCAGACACGTAAAGCCATTTCCAGTCATTTTGATTGCGATGAAAAACAGTTTGAAGGCTTATTACAGCATTTTGTCTACTTAAGAAATACCTGTGCCCATCATTCAAGACTATGGAACCGCAAATTTACCAAAACCATTGCCAAGCCGCGCAGTAAGCCGATGGGGCTTCGGGTGCAATGCAATTTTGAAAATACCAACGCATCAGATCGAAAAATTTATAACAGTCTGGTATTTCTACTCTATTTCATGGACAAAATCGCCCCACAGCATACATGGCGTAAACGTCTGGTTGATCTGCTTTTGACACATCACAACATATCAAAAACAGCGATGGGCTTCCCTGAAGATTGGCAAAGCTATCCAGTTTGGCAAATAGAACAGTAATAAAGAAATTTGAGTATTTAGGGGTAGGGGAAACATGAGATCGGATGCAACTTTAGAAACTATCTTCCAACAAGATATTATTGCGCAAATGCAATCGTATGGCTGGATTGTGGGTTCTGGGCAAGGCTACAATTGTGAAAAAGCCCTGTATGAGCAAGACGTACTCGACTTTGTCCAAAAGACCCAACAGGTCGAGTGGCAGAAATTTAAAAACATCTTCCCCAATGATACCGAACGCCATTTTTTAGATACCGTCGTGGCTCAGCTTAAAAAAGCCGATATCAATGCCACCGATGTTGAATCCCGCAGTTATGGCACATTGGGCATACTCCGTCATGGCATCAAGACCCGTGGCACACGCTTTTCATTCTGTCAGTTTAAACCTGAACATGGTTTAAACCCCGAACTGAATCAGCGCTATCAGCAAAATATCTGCCGTGTCGTGCCTGAACTGGTGTATAGCCCATACACATCCAAAGCTGAATTAGAGGCAACAGGCAAGCAAGCCAAGAAATGGCGGATTGACCTGGTACTGTTTATCAACGGCTTTCCTGTGGCAACTCTGGAGCTCAAGTCCGAGTTTAAACAGGCTGTGCAAAATGCCATGACACAGTACCGAAAAACCCGATTGCCCAAAGACCCTGAAACCAATAAGCCTGAACCCTTGCTGATGTTTAAGCGTGGGGCATTGGTGCATTTTGCCGTCAGTCAGTATGAAGTCTATATGGCGACGCATTTGAGTGGTGATAGCACCTACTTCCTGCCATTTAACAAAGGTACTTCAGCCCAAGGTGCAGGCAATGATGTCCCTGAAGATGTCAACGAATATGCCACAGGCTATTTATGGAATGAAGTCTTAACACCTGATAGCTTGCTGAATATTTTGGGTAACTTCATTCATTTACAGATTGAAGAAAAGGAAGACTGGGAAGGGCGCAAATACAAAAAGGAAAGTCTGATCTTCCCCCGTTATCACCAATGGAAAGTGGTGAATAACCTAGTTCAAGATTCATTGGTAGAAGGCACAGGACAGAAATACCTGATTCAGCACAGCGCAGGTTCGGGTAAATCTAACTCGATTGCATGGACGGCGCATCAACTATCCAGTCTGTATGATGCCAACAATAAAAAGATGTTTGATTCGGTGATTGTGGTGACAGACCGAACCATCCTGGATGCACAGCTACAAGATACGATCTATCAGTTTGAACATGCGGATGGCGTCGTGGGTCGGATTAACAATAAAGAAGGTGATGGTTCTAAATCCGAGAAACTGGCCAAAGCCTTGGAAATGGCCCAGCCGATTATCATCGTCACCATTCAGACCTTCCCGTTTGTACTGCGTGCCATTGAAAACAGCACCAGTTTAAAAGAACGTAAATACGCCGTCATTGCCGATGAAGCCCATTCATCGCAAAGCGGTTCCACGGCGCGTCAGCTCAAAGAAACTTTGATGATTGAAGAGCGTGATGAAGATGAACAGCTTTCTTCTGAAGATGTACTCGATGCAGTGATGGCATCACGTAAGGGCAGTGCAAACCTAAGCTTCTATGCCTTTACCGCAACCCCAAAGGATAAAACCTTACAACTGTTTGGACGCTTGCCCGATCCAAGCATGCCGCCGTCTAAAACCAATATTCCTGTGGCATATCATGTCTATTCGATGCGCCAAGCGATTGAAGAAGGATTTATTTTGGATGTACTGAAGAATTACACCAACTATAAAGTCATCTACAAGCTCAAGCAGAAGATCGAAGAAAAAGACGCTCAGGTCGATGCCAAGAAAGCCAAGACCAGGCTGAATCAGTGGGTACGCTTACACGATCATAATATCTCGCAAAAAGTGAATATCATCATTGAGCATTTCAAGAAAAATATTATGGGCTTACTCGGTGGACAAGCCAAAGCCATGGTGGTGACCAGTTCTCGTAAAGAAGCGGTGCGTTATAAACAGGCTTTTGATAAATACATTGCTGAACAGAACTATGCCAACATTCAAGCCATGGTGGCATTCTCAGGCGATGTAGAATTTAATGCCAATGATGCAGACAGTAGCCATCTGTTAGGTCAAAAATTTACCGAAAGCAATATGAACCCGAATATGAAAGGTCGTGAGATGCGTAAGGCATTCGATAGCGATGACTTTCAGGTGATGATTGTGGCAAATAAGTTCCAGACCGGCTTTGATCAGCCGAAACTGTGTGCCATGTACGTGGATAAGAAATTGGGTGGGGTGGAGTGTGTACAGACCTTATCGCGCTTAAACCGGACTTATCCGGGTAAAGCGGAGTCAGGCACCTTTGTTCTGGATTTCTTTAACGATCCACAAGACATTCTGGATGCTTTCCAGCCATATTATCAAACGGCGGAACTGGCGGATGTATCCAATCCTGATCAGGTTTATGATCTGTTTGAAAAGTTGAAAGCCTCAGGCATTTTCCTCTGGACTGAGGTAGAACAGTTCGTTGAGGCCTTCTACAGCAAAAATAAATCCAGTGCAGCTCTCGCTAACATCTGTAAGCCCGCTTTACAACGTTGGCAGCATCGCTATAAACAAGCCATCAATGATTATGATGTCACCAAGAACCGTTTAGAACGCTGTAAACAGACAGGTGACGCCGTACTGATTGCCAATGCTGAAAATGAGTTTGCAGAAGCGAAGAAAGCGCGTGATGCTCTGGAAATCTTCAAAAAGGATTTAGGCAGTTTCACCCGTTTCTATGAATTTATGTCTCAAATCGTGGAATATGATGATCAAGAACTTGAGAAGCTCAGTCTTTTTGCGCGTAACTTACGCCCGATGCTGCGTGAACAAGCTGCGGACGAAGATGAAATTGATCTGAGTAATGTAGCAATGAGCCATTACCGCTTGTCTAAGCTTCGTCAGCAGGATATTCAGCTTAAAGCAGACAGTACTGAGCATAAATTGGAGCCTGGGAATGATTTGGGTACAGCCAAGGCGAAAGACAAGAAAGAAGACTTCCTGTCGGTGATTTTAAGCCGTGTGAATGAGATCTTTATCACGGATAAGCTGACCGATAAAGACATGATTAATTATGTGCATACCGTCGCAGATAAGATGTCTGAGAACACACGCATGATGAAGCAGATCCAAAACAATACCCGTGAACAGGCGATGCTGGGAGAGTTTGATACGGCGCTTGATGACGCCGTATTGGATAGTAATGAGGCACATATGGAGCAGATGACACAGCTCATGAGCGATCCTGCAAAGATGAGGCAGTTTGCGCATATTATTTATGATGTGTTGGTGAATAGAGAACGTTAGGTTTTGTTATAAATAAAGATATTTCAGAGTAAAAAAATATGAATTTTTGGCATATGCAGATTCATCCTAGTGATAAAGAAGCTGTTAACCGTACTGAAGCAAAAAGAATTCTTCTCGAAAATGGTGTTATAGGTTTAGGGAATCAATGGCCGAATGATAGAGGACAACCACAAAAATTTAATACGGATGTCCAGATAGGCGATGTTGTACTCATTAGAAGCGATGGTCCACTTGCTCTAGTAAAAGTAATAAGTGAATGCTATGAGAATGTAGATAATAGTATTTGGTTCGATTTGGTTAGAAAGATAGAAATTTTATCGCTAGAAGGCAGTTTATATAAAGGAAAATTTAAGAAATATTATCACGGTAGTTGGAATGATTCTTTATATTTACCCACAACTATTGAAATAGCTAATAATTCAGACTTTATTAAATTTTGGTATCAAGATATAAATGGAAAAGTGGTAATGGATAATACGATTAATTTACTTACTTATAAGTACCAAATAATTTTACAAGGTCCTCCAGGAACGGGGAAAACTCGTTTAGCAAAATTGATCGCTGAAGACATGATCAAACCAAACGTGCTTGGTCATCCAGAAGAAATTATCGATAGTGAACTAAAAAAATTTGATCCGACTAGCGATCATATTCAAGCCACTAGAAAACTCCATCAACGTCTTCGTAATGAGTTTTTAGAACAATTTCCTAAAGAAAGTTTAGACCAGCAATTAACTTTATATAAATATTGTACTGGTACAGGTGAGCGAGATAACTTTTGTTGGTGGATTGAGAGAGGACTTCAACCTTTGGGGTACTATTTCCCAGGATCATCTCGTTCATACCAAATCTATTGGAAAAAGAGTACACAGGAATATAGTAAGCACGGATTTATTAAAAATGTCACTGATGATGAAGCTGCGATGAAAGAAGTAGCACAAAAACTTCATAATTTGGTAAATCAAAAAAATCTTGATGAGGTTGTCAAGTATTTCGGTGATAGCTTCATGTTAAAAATTTTAAATACATACTATCCAACAGAATATTTTCCTATAAATAGTGAAAAAATGATTAACCATGCTTTAAAAGTTTTTAAATTTGATTGCTCAGCTCTAAATTTATTTGAGAAAAATAAAAAGCTTTATGAAATTTATCTGGATAAAAAAACAAAATTTAATTTAGATATTTCAGTTTTTGAATTCTCAAATATTTTGTCTACCAATTTTAATTTAAAAACTGGAGAAGATATTAGTGAAAAAAATGAAGTGATTAGCCAAGGTGAATATCAAATTATACAATTCCATCCAGCATATTCTTATGAGGATTTTGTAAGAGGGATTGTTGCAGAAACTGATGATAATGGAAGTATATCTTATAACGTAGAAAATAAAATATTAGCAGATTTTGCAAAAAAAGCTCAAGAAAATCCAAATGGAAAGTATGTATTAATCATTGATGAAATTAATAGAGCCAATTTACCTTCAGTACTTGGTGAACTTATTTATGCTCTAGAGTATAGAGGAGAATCAGTGGTATCTATGTATGAATATGGGGATAGTGGAAGGGAGATTATTCTCCCTAAAAACCTATATATCATTGGCACAATGAACACTGCTGATCGATCTGTAGGACATATCGATTATGCAATAAGAAGGCGATTTGCATTTGTTGATGTGCGACCAAATGAGTCCATTATTGAAAATCAAAAAGCTAAAAATCTTTTCAAAAATGTAGATTCATTATTTAAAGAACATCTGTCACCCGATTTCCAGAAAGATGATGTCATGATTGGGCATAGTTATTTTTTAGTCCAAGATGACAATAAACTAAAAATTAAATTGGATTATGAAATTAAACCAATTTTAAAAGAATATTTGAAAGATGGGATTTTACTAGAGTCTGCTGCAGCACATATTGAGAACTTAAAGGTCTAAAGTGAATTTACAACAAACATTTGAACATTTGCCTCTTAATATCACAGTAGATAATTTGGCTAATGTCAAAGAAATTATTTTTTGTGATAATAGGGAAAAAAAGTGTATAGAGCTTAAATTTAGTCAAGGTGGTATTACCTTACATACTAATTATTATGTTGGTGTTGATTGGCTTAAAAAGAATGACACAGCTATTTATGTAGCTCCAAAATTGAATGAGGAGACAAAAGAAACTGACTATTTCCAGATGTTATTCTCATGTATGAAACATTCTGATATATCAGCGTATTCAAAGGATTTGTACGAAATTAAGTTTGATGAACCATATATCGAGATCAATCAGAAACAGGATTTAATTACACCACTGTTAATGATCAGGTATCTGCAAGTTTTAAAATCTGTAGTTCGAAAAGGGTTAAAAAAGTCATATTACCGAGTAGAACAGAATTTAAGTTCTAAGATCAAAGGTAAGGTGCTTGTCTCAAAGACTTTAAAACAAAATATCTTAAAGAACAGACCTAATAAGACTATATGTAATTTTGAAGTCTATGGTGTCGATTCTATTGAAAATAAAATTTTAAAGTCTGCTTTGAAATTTGCAGAGATGTATTTGGCAAAATATCGGCAATTTTCGGATTATTTTTTGCCTCTAATAAGCTTTTGTAAACCAGCTTTTCATGAAGTAGATGATAAGAATTTTGATCTTCATTTAACTAAACAAACGAAAATAAATGCTTTTTATAAGGAATATAAAGAAGCACT from Acinetobacter lwoffii encodes the following:
- a CDS encoding McrC family protein — translated: MNLQQTFEHLPLNITVDNLANVKEIIFCDNREKKCIELKFSQGGITLHTNYYVGVDWLKKNDTAIYVAPKLNEETKETDYFQMLFSCMKHSDISAYSKDLYEIKFDEPYIEINQKQDLITPLLMIRYLQVLKSVVRKGLKKSYYRVEQNLSSKIKGKVLVSKTLKQNILKNRPNKTICNFEVYGVDSIENKILKSALKFAEMYLAKYRQFSDYFLPLISFCKPAFHEVDDKNFDLHLTKQTKINAFYKEYKEALDLARMIIKRFGYNLKEIDDKVVSVPPFWIDMPKLFELYVLGLLKEKYGKKIHFQEKANYGEPDFLLITESEKIVIDTKYKQLYQDNEKNRGRYNSDDIRQIAGYARDKKILKCFGYSGEEMENIVVDCLIIYPDQRSFEQLPKLLKAQPIDQFIKFYKMPIKLPTL
- a CDS encoding type I restriction endonuclease subunit R, which gives rise to MRSDATLETIFQQDIIAQMQSYGWIVGSGQGYNCEKALYEQDVLDFVQKTQQVEWQKFKNIFPNDTERHFLDTVVAQLKKADINATDVESRSYGTLGILRHGIKTRGTRFSFCQFKPEHGLNPELNQRYQQNICRVVPELVYSPYTSKAELEATGKQAKKWRIDLVLFINGFPVATLELKSEFKQAVQNAMTQYRKTRLPKDPETNKPEPLLMFKRGALVHFAVSQYEVYMATHLSGDSTYFLPFNKGTSAQGAGNDVPEDVNEYATGYLWNEVLTPDSLLNILGNFIHLQIEEKEDWEGRKYKKESLIFPRYHQWKVVNNLVQDSLVEGTGQKYLIQHSAGSGKSNSIAWTAHQLSSLYDANNKKMFDSVIVVTDRTILDAQLQDTIYQFEHADGVVGRINNKEGDGSKSEKLAKALEMAQPIIIVTIQTFPFVLRAIENSTSLKERKYAVIADEAHSSQSGSTARQLKETLMIEERDEDEQLSSEDVLDAVMASRKGSANLSFYAFTATPKDKTLQLFGRLPDPSMPPSKTNIPVAYHVYSMRQAIEEGFILDVLKNYTNYKVIYKLKQKIEEKDAQVDAKKAKTRLNQWVRLHDHNISQKVNIIIEHFKKNIMGLLGGQAKAMVVTSSRKEAVRYKQAFDKYIAEQNYANIQAMVAFSGDVEFNANDADSSHLLGQKFTESNMNPNMKGREMRKAFDSDDFQVMIVANKFQTGFDQPKLCAMYVDKKLGGVECVQTLSRLNRTYPGKAESGTFVLDFFNDPQDILDAFQPYYQTAELADVSNPDQVYDLFEKLKASGIFLWTEVEQFVEAFYSKNKSSAALANICKPALQRWQHRYKQAINDYDVTKNRLERCKQTGDAVLIANAENEFAEAKKARDALEIFKKDLGSFTRFYEFMSQIVEYDDQELEKLSLFARNLRPMLREQAADEDEIDLSNVAMSHYRLSKLRQQDIQLKADSTEHKLEPGNDLGTAKAKDKKEDFLSVILSRVNEIFITDKLTDKDMINYVHTVADKMSENTRMMKQIQNNTREQAMLGEFDTALDDAVLDSNEAHMEQMTQLMSDPAKMRQFAHIIYDVLVNRER
- a CDS encoding Abi family protein — translated: MKSFNKPAKTFAEQIELLKARGMQFANEQQAQFYLEQINYYRLGAYWLPFEDTHSPHCFKPETSFEQVLELYVFDRELRLLILDAIERLEVAVRTRFAYELAHRHGCHAYLQGQYFKPAFRWHKLLESLAGEVDRADEVFIEHYKRTYDDPELPPIWATCEVMSFGQLSKWYQLLAPIQTRKAISSHFDCDEKQFEGLLQHFVYLRNTCAHHSRLWNRKFTKTIAKPRSKPMGLRVQCNFENTNASDRKIYNSLVFLLYFMDKIAPQHTWRKRLVDLLLTHHNISKTAMGFPEDWQSYPVWQIEQ
- a CDS encoding AAA family ATPase yields the protein MNFWHMQIHPSDKEAVNRTEAKRILLENGVIGLGNQWPNDRGQPQKFNTDVQIGDVVLIRSDGPLALVKVISECYENVDNSIWFDLVRKIEILSLEGSLYKGKFKKYYHGSWNDSLYLPTTIEIANNSDFIKFWYQDINGKVVMDNTINLLTYKYQIILQGPPGTGKTRLAKLIAEDMIKPNVLGHPEEIIDSELKKFDPTSDHIQATRKLHQRLRNEFLEQFPKESLDQQLTLYKYCTGTGERDNFCWWIERGLQPLGYYFPGSSRSYQIYWKKSTQEYSKHGFIKNVTDDEAAMKEVAQKLHNLVNQKNLDEVVKYFGDSFMLKILNTYYPTEYFPINSEKMINHALKVFKFDCSALNLFEKNKKLYEIYLDKKTKFNLDISVFEFSNILSTNFNLKTGEDISEKNEVISQGEYQIIQFHPAYSYEDFVRGIVAETDDNGSISYNVENKILADFAKKAQENPNGKYVLIIDEINRANLPSVLGELIYALEYRGESVVSMYEYGDSGREIILPKNLYIIGTMNTADRSVGHIDYAIRRRFAFVDVRPNESIIENQKAKNLFKNVDSLFKEHLSPDFQKDDVMIGHSYFLVQDDNKLKIKLDYEIKPILKEYLKDGILLESAAAHIENLKV